From a single Lolium rigidum isolate FL_2022 chromosome 7, APGP_CSIRO_Lrig_0.1, whole genome shotgun sequence genomic region:
- the LOC124671103 gene encoding probable ubiquitin-conjugating enzyme E2 23: MDVVAVASPSIYLQDLVSFGRGFLRQGTVIKDATVENSSLPVDTFRILLIDNSVVYKNAGDIRVLDRNHLHPGQVVGSASDIAGQIGVVTGVTTLLVLAEHDNRGMATGVIKGVCPSSLRRISSLSLGDFVVSGPWLGRVVEVSVDVDVLFDDGAVCRQQINCDFYPGQSVKKENSCSLFKAARWLNGYWNPDRDRGTIIKVEMSGVLVYWIASMHCGTDRELVEASAPPAYQHPDELTFFCAASSCSWWVSDQCFFREPRSAKTDDDNGNVAIAHDQEEEEEEEEEEEEEEEEEEENDDPCSENNEDVIDFDQDTPSAHDVPPTPTKQNGVIFYGKQLRKVFFEGHRRERRPQVRKPVEVEFPMTVVSTNTSVDVLWQDGTLQHGVPSASLVPFDVMNEQEFFPGEHVVENDTAVGTNGDKDGTTKRVGIVRSLDCKDQTVCVSWLKAGICPGEAREVECIETISAYDLKLNYSPYYGDIVVRLVRSESPNNGGASVALDGKKKKKKIAADVDLSWVGHVVNLPDGHVQVKWGDGSMSTVSPHEIVVVNEGHYMELTNEMGDWVEADGLDEEATSTDNNDPHNPANYSDVENEDPAATTTSILGFVVRSLLQLTGDMVARGKRYLTNRQPPPSSLLPSSEVPAPTNDDNNCGAPFRKNDIICGEATENVAAACDKSFSFPRFDVLQITPEDHHYLDDADQEMQGGSHGKNWAKAVQKEWKILENDLPETIYTRVFEDRMDLLRVVMVGASGTPYHHGLFFFDLQLPSSYPAEPPQVYYHSYGLRLNPNLYESGTVCLSLLNTFNGEGTELWSSVSSSLLQVVVSIQGLVLNDQPYYNEAGYETLVGKPEGRRNALPYNENAYILSLRTILHVLHRPPQGFEEFVKDHFRRQGRFVLMTCNACLRGCVVGDAHATEAIREQQCSAGLKLALANMLPSLLAAFTEIGAEGCEEFQKSYALRRRDWSLFFEGRFAAKRLHALAADLDGPKRRIIAEHSAFRAFLDVSPFNISNALIDSVASHTSPGLREFKFHKKRMVFTKEMVIKVFGIRCGERLVVQKKGEHPELRQMKILNNKTVFGRRPFLDMSNTSYGVASFVNHHHVEEPVEQPNEEPEVNPFQLRKHLYEKHRTIYGCDVDTTLKKFGVGLKQMQSQRMATLLIDIDAAMKEGDGPSVHFPTGGGVEDESMYAVDGNEDEEEITPPNDVASVVKLDDTSFEQPKAMEAATPPIPWDAEADHLGENVSPQHPTNTVGHRRLTTVVAEIRSLGEIVSDESVIEIEHLFGAVPDRFAKIVNTIEQ; encoded by the exons ATGGACGTCGTCGCCGTGGCATCACCAAGTATTTACTTGCAGGACCTGGTGAGTTTTGGGCGCGGGTTCCTCCGCCAAGGGACAGTTATCAAGGACGCTACCGTGGAGAACAGCTCTCTCCCCGTCGACACGTTCCGGATCCTTCTCATCGACAACTCTGTCGTGTATAAGAACGCCGGGGACATCAGGGTGCTCGACAGGAACCACCTACACCCCGGCCAGGTTGTTGGGTCGGCGTCCGacattgccggccagatcggcgtcGTCACCGGCGTCACCACCCTTCTGGTCCTGGCCGAGCATGACAACCGGGGCATGGCGACCGGGGTCATCAAGGGCGTGTGTCCGTCAAGCCTGCGCCGAATCAGCAGCCTCAGTCTTGGCGACTTCGTCGTGTCTGGGCCGTGGCTCGGCCGTGTTGTCGAGGTATCTGTTGATGTCGACGTCCTTTTCGATGATGGCGCTGTATGCAGG CAACAAATAAACTGCGACTTCTACCCAGGGCAGAGCGTGAAAAAGGAAAACTCGTGTTCCCTCTTTAAAGCGGCACGATGGCTTAACGGCTACTGGAATCCTGATCGCGACAGAGGCACCATCATTAAGGTGGAGATGTCCGGCGTTCTCGTCTACTGGATTGCATCGATGCATTGTGGCACGGACAGGGAGCTCGTTGAGGCATCCGCTCCACCAGCGTACCAGCACCCTGATGAACTGACATTCTTCTGCGCCGCGTCTAGTTGCAGCTGGTGGGTATCTGACCAATGCTTCTTTCGAGAACCTAGGTCGGCCAAAACTGATGATGATAATGGAAATGTGGCTATAGCTCacgatcaagaggaggaggaggaggaggaggaggaggaggaggaggaggaggaggaggaggaggaaaacgacGACCCATGCTCTGAAAACAATGAGGATGTGATTGATTTTGACCAAGATACACCAAGTGCTCATGACGTACCACCCACACCAACGAAGCAGAACGGTGTGATCTTTTACGGGAAGCAGTTGAGGAAGGTATTCTTTGAGGGACACAGGCGGGAGCGACGCCCACAAGTCAGGAAGCCTGTGGAGGTGGAGTTTCCCATGACCGTCGTCAGCACCAACACCTCTGTCGACGTGCTATGGCAGGATGGCACCCTGCAACATGGCGTACCTTCAGCGAGCCTCGTCCCCTTTGATGTAATGAATGAGCAAGAGTTCTTCCCTGGAGAACACGTCGTTGAGAATGATACAGCCGTTGGTACTAATGGTGACAAGGATGGCACGACAAAACGTGTGGGCATCGTCAGGAGCCTGGACTGCAAGGACCAGACGGTTTGTGTGTCATGGTTGAAGGCGGGGATATGCCCTGGCGAGGCTAGAGAGGTTGAGTGCATTGAGACCATAAGCGCATATGATCTCAAATTGAACTACTCACCCTACTACGGAGATATAGTTGTCCGCCTTGTTCGTTCAGAATCACCGAACAACGGTGGTGCTAGTGTGGCCTTAGatggcaagaagaagaagaagaagattgcCGCGGATGTTGACCTTTCATGGGTGGGGCATGTTGTTAACCTTCCTGATGGACATGTCCAAGTCAAGTGGGGTGATGGTAGTATGTCAACG GTGTCGCCACATGAGATCGTTGTGGTCAACGAGGGGCACTACATGGAGTTGACGAATGAAATGGGCGACTGGGTGGAGGCTGACGGCCTAGATGAAGAGGCTACTAGCACG GACAATAATGATCCGCATAACCCAGCCAACTATAGCGATGTCGAAAACGAAGacccagcagcgacgacgacaagCATTTTGGGTTTTGTAGTCCGGTCATTGCTCCAATTGACCGGTGACATGGTGGCTCGAGGTAAGAGATACCTGACTAATCGCCAGCCGCCGCCCTCATCGTTGCTACCAAGCTCAGAGGTACCTGCGCCCACGAATGATGATAACAATTGTGGTGCCCCGTTTCGAAAAAATGATATCATTTGTGGTGAAGCAACGGAGAACGTCGCTGCTGCATGTGACAAATCGTTCAGCTTCCCACGTTTCGATGTATTACAGATCACCCCTGAGGATCACCATTACCTTGACGACGCAGACCAG GAAATGCAGGGCGGTAGTCATGGAAAGAATTGGGCCAAGGCAGTGCAAAAGGAATGGAAAATTCTAGAGAACGACTTACCAG AAACCATCTATACACGAGTGTTCGAGGACCGCATGGACCTGCTCCGGGTGGTGATGGTGGGCGCGAGCGGGACGCCATACCATCACGGACTCTTCTTCTTCGACTTGCAGCTGCCATCGTCCTACCCGGCTGAGCCACCCCAAGTGTATTACCACTCCTACGGCCTACGCCTCAATCCAAACCTCTACGAGTCTGGTACCGTGTGCCTCAGTTTGCTAAACACGTTCAATGGCGAGGGCACCGAGCTTtggtcatcagtgtcatcaagccTCCTCCAAGTTGTTGTCTCCATCCAAGGCCTTGTCCTCAACGACCAACCATACTACAACGAGGCCGGATACGAGACCCTAGTTGGCAAACCAGAGGGTCGTCGCAATGCGCTGCCCTACAATGAGAATGCTTACATTCTCAGCCTCCGGACCATACTCCATGTGTTGCACCGTCCGCCTCAAGGATTTGAGGAATTCGTCAAGGACCACTTCCGCCGACAGGGAAGGTTTGTGCTCATGACATGTAATGCGTGCCTGCGGGGATGCGTTGTCGGTGATGCCCATGCCACCGAAGCGATTAGGGAACAACAATGCTCAGCCGGGTTAAAGCTTGCGCTCGCCAACATGTTGCCCAGCCTCCTGGCAGCCTTCACAGAGATCGGCGCCGAGGGATGCGAAGAGTTTCAGAAGTCATATGCTCTCA GAAGACGAGATTGGTCATTGTTTTTCGAGGGTCGTTTTGCTGCCAAGCGTCTGCACGCCCTTGCTGCAGATCTCGATGGTCCCAAGAGACGTATTATTGCAGAGCATAGTGCATTTAGAGCATTTTTGGATGTATCTCCATTCAACATTTCTAATGCTCTAATTGACTCTGTTGCCTCTCATACTAGCCCTGGTTTGCGGGAGTTCAAGTTCCATAAGAAGAGGATGGTTTTCACAAAAGAGATGGTGATCAAAGTTTTTGGAATTCGATGTGGCGAGAGACTTGTTGTGCAGAAGAAGGGTGAGCATCCTGAGCTGCGCCAAAT GAAGATCTTGAACAATAAGACTGTTTTTGGAAGGCGTCCG TTTCTTGACATGTCGAACACTTCTTATGGAGTTGCTTCCTTTGTCAACCATCATCATGTTGAGGAGCCTGTTGAGCAACCTAATGAAGAACCTGAAGTGAACCC GTTCCAGCTGCGTAAGCATCTGTATGAGAAACACCGGACTATTTATGGTTGTGATGTTGACACCACTCTCAAGAAATTTGGCGTTGGTTTGAAACAAATGCAGTCGCAGCGCATGGCAACTTTGCTTATTGATATAGATGCAGCAATGAAAGAAGGAGATGGTCCAAGTGTCCATTTCCCAACCGGAGGTGGAGTTGAAGACGAATCTATGTATGCTGTAGACGGAAATGAGGATGAAG AAGAAATTACTCCGCCTAATGATGTTGCTTCTGTAGTGAAGCTAGACGACACAT CTTTTGAGCAACCTAAAGCTATGGAGGCTGCAACACCACCCATACCATGGGATGCTGAAGCAGATCATTTGGGCGAGAATGTTTCACCGCAGCATCCGACAAACACAG TCGGCCATCGACGGCTCACCACGGTGGTGGCCGAGATCCGGTCGCTCGGCGAGATCGTCTCGGATGAATCCGTGATCGAAATCGAACACCTCTTCGGCGCCGTCCCAGATCGGTTCGCTAAGATCGTCAACACGATAGAACAGTAG